TCAATCGCCCAAATCCCAAATCCCAAATCCCAAATCTCTATATCCCTTGACCAACCGCTAAGCAGTTTGGTTGAAATTGGGCCAAGAAAAGCGCAGTATTTAGCAAAACTCGGACTGCAAACGGTGCGCGACCTGCTGTTCTACTATCCCCGCGACTACATTGACTATTCCCGCCAGGTAAGTATTTGCGACCTGATGGCAGGTGAGACGGTGACGATTGTGGGAAAAGTGAAGCGGTGTAATTGCTTTAGCAGCCCGAAAAATAAAAAACTGACGATTTTAGATGTGTTGCTGCAAGAAGGCCCCGATCAGATCAAGCTCAACCGATTTTTCGCAGGCAGTCGCTACAGCAATCGCGGTTGGCACGAGTCTTTGAAAAACCGCTATCCAGTTGGTGCAATAGTTGCAGCTTCTGGTTTGGTGAAGGAAAACAAATATGGCTTGACTCTGGAAGACCCACAACTGGAAGTTTTGGCTAGTCCGGGAGACTCGATCGAATCGATTACGATCGGTCGTGTGGTGCCGATTTACGCCTTGACTGAGGGAGTTCCAGCCGATTTGTTGCGACAAGCTGCTCTAGCAGCGCTACCCGCAACCGAGCAGTTGCAAGACCCACTGCCAGCGGTATTGCGGAACCAGTATGGGTTGATTGAGTTAAAAGATGCGATCGCCAACATCCATTTTCCCGCAGACAGCGCCGCCAAGGATGCTGCACGTCGTCGATTGGTTTTTGATGAATTTTTCTACCTCCAATTGGGATTTCTCAAGCGTCGTCAAATTTTACGTCGAACTCAAGCCAGTGCTATCTTAGCTCCCACAGGTCAACTAATTGAGCAGTTCTACAAAGTGTTGCCCTTCCAGTTAACTAACGCTCAAGAACGAGTAGTTAACGACATCCTCAATGACCTGCAAAAACCAGAGCCGATGAATCGTTTGGTACAAGGAGATGTCGGTTCTGGTAAAACTGTAGTTGCTGTAATCGCCTTACTCGCCGCAATTCAATCTGGCTACCAGGGGGCGCTCATGGCTCCCACTGAAGTACTCGCAGAACAACATTATCGGAAATTAGTAAGTTGGTTTAATTTATTGCATTTGCCAGTAGAATTATTGACAGGTTCCACCAAAACTGCTAAGCGTCGGGAAATTCATGCCCAATTAGAAACAGGTGAATTGCCGCTTTTAGTAGGTACGCACGCTTTAATTCAAGACCCCGTAAATTTTCGCAGCCTCGGTTTGGTAGTGATTGACGAACAGCATCGATTTGGCGTTCATCAGCGGGCAAAATTACAGCAAAAAGGCGAACAACCTCATGTACTGACAATGACAGCGACACCCATTCCCCGCACTTTGGCGCTAACATTACATGGGGATTTGGATGTCAGTCAGATTGATGAATTGCCACCAGGACGGCAAGGTATTAATACAGTAGCGTTATCGGGGAAGGAACGCACCCAAGCCTACGACTTAATTCGTCGGGAAATTGCCCAAGGGCGTCAAGTTTATATTGTATTGCCTTTGGTCGAAGAATCGGAAAAGTTGGATCTGCGATCGGCTGTTGAAGAACATCAGCGACTCTCCGAAGCTATTTTCCCCGAATTTAAGGTAGGGTTACTTCACGGTCGTATGACTTCCGCCCAGAAGGATGAGGCGATTAATTTATTTCGCGATAATCAAACTCAAATTATTGTCGCCACTACAGTAATTGAAGTCGGTGTAGATGTGCCTAATGCCACGGTGATGATGGTAGAAAATGCCGAACGTTTTGGCTTATCCCAGCTGCATCAACTGCGGGGTCGTGTCGGTCGCGGTGCAGCTAAATCTTATTGTTTATTAATGAGTAATTCTAAAACACCAGATGCGCGTCAGCGACTAAATGTGTTGGAACAGTCCCAAGATGGCTTTTTCATTTCAGAGATGGATATGCGTTTTCGCGGGCCTGGGGAAGTTTTAGGTAGTCGTCAATCTGGATTGCCGGATTTTGCCTTGGCGAGTTTGGTGGAAGATAGGGAAATTTTGGAAATAGCGCGGGATGCAGCTGAGAAGATTATTTTGAGAGATGAAACTTTGAAGAAATGGCCTTTGTTGTCAGCTGAATTGGAGTATCGGTATCTAAAGTTAATGAGTGGTACAATTTTGACATGATTGAATGCGATCGCGCTAACCCACAAGCGGAATTTAGGAGCGAATTTACCGCTTGCTGGCATCAGTATTCTCTCTGCTGCTTACGACGCTCGGCAATTCGTTTGGCTGTCTCTATAGCAACCTAATCTACTCAATACTTTGAATTAATTTAATGTTATTTCTCAGCCATTCATTGACCAAAAATTGAACGTCAATCTTTTTATGTTCAGCAATTTTAGTGACAAACTCCTCTACATCTGGTTCGAGATAAATCGGATAATGAAAGGTAGCATCAGGATGGTAAAACTTGCCTTGCTCTGCTTTGGAAAAATCATACTCTGATTTCATAATTGCCTCTCTTGATAAGATTGTGTTTCAATGAAAGTAGCTTTACGGGCTGAAATAATCCGAATCATACATGAGGAGCGATCGGTTTCTTCAAAGGTATGGATAACAAGCCTTAAAATTCCTGTTTCATCTAAGCCTATGGTAATCCATCTATCTTCATCTTGGCTGTGTTCTTCATCATAGATTGTAAATTGGTAAGGATCGCGGAAAACAGTTGATGCTAAACGAAAATTTAATTGATGCTTGCGAATATTTTGCTTTTCTTTGGCTGAATATTGAAGAAGCCTTAATAAACATTCAAGAAGCGCTCAAACTCTACCTCGAACCTTTGGGAGAAGATATCTCTTTTGGAGAAAGCGCGATCGTGAAAGAGTTAGTTCTATGAGTAAAAATGATTTGTTAGGCTGTCTGTTTTACACCGTCCAATCCTCCGTCACCAAACCTGGAACTTTTCTAAAGTCACTAATGTTTCGGGTTAATAATACCAAGTTGCGAGATATGGCAATTGCCGCGATTCTCAAATCCATCGTGGATACACGAACCCGTCGATCTCGTAATTCATCAAAGACCGCAATTGCTCGCTCGTCGAATGGTAGAACAAGAGCAGTTGCAAAGCCCTGAATAATTTCTAACAATAGAGCGTATCCACGAATTATCTCGGCATTTGTTCGCGCACGATTTATGAAATTATGAGCGCCAAGTACCTGTTCCTGAAAACTAACAACCGATAAAGCAAAATCCCCGATCGGGTGTTGAGCCATCCGAAAACGCAATCGGCTAAACTCCGAACTAGAACGACGCTGTAGGAAACTGATGTGGTCAGTGTCAAGCAGATATTTCATGCTTGTTCGTGACCCTCATCATTAGGTTTGTCAGCTTGACGAAAGGCACGTCCGTATTCCAGAGCTTCCAGAAAAGCCGATTCATCAGAGATTGAGCCAATTAGTTTATCCAGCCAATTCCCAGAAATTGACTTGCTTTCGGACTTGCGTTTAAGCTCGGCAACCTCCTGCTCGAGGATTGCTATGCGACATTCGATAGTTGCTTCATCCAGCATCATTTCCTCCTTAGAAAACTAACGTTACGATCGCCTTATCGCGACGCATACAGTTTTATTTTAACTTAGCGATCGCCTAGAGTGCCGGTAAAGTAAGTCAGAGCCTATCGCCTCCCGTGTTGGTAAAATAAGTCAGGAAGCAAGTACAATTAAAATAAAGCATTCTCACGGTAGAAAAATGTCTTCTGTTCCACCGAAACTACCTATAGGTATAACCGAGCGAGATTTAGAAGTCATGTATAATTATAGCATTGGCTTTTAAGATTTGAACAAAACTAGGACATAGTTCCCCACTTCCTATATGCCTGAGATAATTGAAATCCCGGCTGAACTAACTAACTTTCAATTTCCTGAAGCTGTCCAAGCGCGTCTTCAATTCTTACTGGATCGCCAGGATGCAGGCGAACAGCTAACTCAAGTTGAGCGACGGGAAGCAGAAGGGCTTGTTGAATTGGCAGAATTTTTCTCTCTACTTCGCTTAAGGTCGCAGCGTGTTATTAAGCAAGGATAAATGTCAACAATTCCCGCTTCCTTACGTCGATTGGTGATTCAAAGAGCAGGCGATCGCTGTGAGTATTGCTGTTTGTCTCAAGCAGGGCAAGCAGCTACATTTCATATCGACCATATCACTCCTATCGTAGCAGGTGGCGCAACAATCGCAGAGAATTTAGCACTTGCCTGTGTATCCTGTTCGCTGCGTAAGGGTGCTAGACAAACGGTTGAAGATGCAGAAACGGGCGAAGTAGTACCAATCTTTAATCCTCGCCAACAAGTTTGGAAAGAACACTTCCGTTGGGATGGCGTGCGAGTTGTTGGATTAACAGTCACGGGACGAGCCACTATTGATGCACTGAATATGAATCGTGCGATCGTGTTGGCAATTCGGACAGAAGAAGAACTTCTCGGTCGTCATCCACCACCTTGAGAAAGTCGAGAGATCGCTTTCCTTCAGCTTTCGCGATCGCCTCCTTCTGTTGGTGAGGTAAGTGAAGTGCGATCGCTGCTACCAGCCTAATGTCTTGTTGTCTTATCGTGAAGTTTCAGAAATTATCGCAGTGGTTAACCTGCAAATGAGGTGAATATTTAAATATTGCTCACTCTGCTACCTCAACTTGGCTATATTAACGGCATTCAATTACTGTAAAACGATTAGCACCTTCGTTGGAATAAAAATTAGCGCGTAAGTTTCCATCAACCCACACCTCTTTCCACTTCCAGTTAGTAGTGCGATTGTCCCATCCAAAGTCTAAAGTTTGCCATTTCGTCCCAGAAGAGAAGCCTTTGCGACGGCAAAACTGCTGAGCAATCTCACCTCTAGCAGCATTATTGCAACCGTTTTGGAACCTGTGCGATTCTAGGCAAGCATCAATGTACCTACCTTGAATTTTTGGCTCTAAAAAGACTTCTGCACTTGCAGCACTTGTAAGTCCAGCCACTACTGCAATAGCAGTAAATGCAGATCTAATAAGATAATTTTTCATCTTTTAAGCAGTAAGATTAAGTAGTCTTTTTTACTTTATCCCAGCATCTCAAAGGTGTCAGTCTTTGGAGGGACGGAAAAAGACGGATAAAGACGGGAGTTATATTAAATATGTTTACAAGGAGCGGATTATAGCGGATAATGGCGGATAAAGTAGGTTTCAACTCAACCGCTATGGACATAACAGAGGTGTTAAAATATTTGGACGAACTCGTTTTCGCTCAAACGGGTAAGCACCTCGATAGTCTGCAAATAGCAATTATCAAAGGCGTTCTCAGCGGTCGGAAATACGCGGATATTGCCAAAGAATATCAATGTACGCGAGGTCACGCTAAAGATGAAGCTTATGCGCTTTGGCAGATTCTTTCTGAAGGGTTAGGAAAAGATTTGAATAAGTCAAATTTTCGTGCTTCTGTTGAAAGATTAGGTTTTTATAACTCTCAACAAAATATTGGTAATTATATTATTGCTGGTAATATTAATCACTGTTCTAATCTTACACAAGTTGACGATCGATCAGAATTGGAAAATTTTGAATCCATTATTAAAGAAACTTCTACACCTGTTAACGGCAAATCTAACAATATTGAAACTTCACTAAGACTAGCCAAACAAGAAACGATACGGCGATTGGTAAAGGTTGGTTTAACGGCAGAGCAAATTGCCCAAGTTCTAGATTTACCTTTGCAGGAAGTACAGGAAAAGATGCGATAATAGAGGTTGAGATTGAGTTAAGCGATCGAGCGAAGCCATGAAAAAATCAACTCAGGTAAACGATATTTTGCAAGCCATATCTGACCTCGATCTTGAGGAACAGTCTTATATTGCTGAAATTCTTACCAAAAGGACGATCGAATTGAGAAGAAATCAAATAGCCTCAAGAGCTAAAGAAGCTGAGGAGAATTATAGATTGGGTAATGTTCGTGCTTGTACAGTTGAAGATTTGATGATTGATTCAAGCAAACATAATTGATTAACTAATGTGAAGAGATCAAGAAATATGACACAAGAACTTTTGGACTTAAGAACCAGTATCTTAGAGGAACGCTACAGCGATGCTTTGGCGATCGTAGATGATTTAGAAGGAATGAGTAAAAAGGAAATTCTGCGAAAAATTAAGGCATTTTTGAGAGTTTTAGTAATTCACTTGATTTTTAATCAAGTCGAGCAAAGATTAACTAACTCTTGGGCTGCATCAATTCGTAATTCCCTCCGAGAAATTCAAGATGTGAATCAAAAAGAAAACAGAACTTCATATTATGTAAATTCTGACGAATGGGAAGATTTAATTGAGGAAGAGATACTTGAGAACGCGATCGCAGATGCAAGTGAAGAAGTGATGAATGGAAAATATACCCGTTCTCAACTATCGTCCATGTTAGATAAACCTCAATTGCTGCAAATAACAACCAGACTGCTTGACCTGACTTATACCCATTCTGCCAAAGAATTACCAGCGCTAATTGAGTCACATTTAATACAGTTACCTGGTGGTCAAGACTGGATCGCTCGCAGAAAATAGAATTTGGATTTAAGAATATTTTATCGGGGTGGTTACGATCGCAGGCTTTGCCGAAATTCCTTTGCTGCCTCTAGCGGGTTGGGATTTCTCACGCATTGTGCCAACATCTCAATATCGAGTTCGGGAAGCAATTCGCTTTTCTGAATTAGCTCGTAACCGCAGGTTTGCACAAATTGAACCGGAGTTTCTTCTCGCAAATAGTAAAGGTAAAAGCGATCGCGCTGCCAGAACCAAACCTCTCGAATGTTCAGCCTTCTGTATACTTCCAATTTGTTGATTGTGCCGCTGGTAATAACAACTTCAATTGCTAAATCGGGAAATTCTTTGTCTGTGCCAATACAGTAAGCTTCATCGGGTTCTATACCGCCGCTTTTCTCCTCTTGTCGCAAAGTTGTCGAACCAAAGGGAAAATAGTTGATGTCAGCTTCTAAAAAGTAAATAACGAGAAGATCTCCAATGCGAGTTTTTCCGCTTTCATGACGGCGAGAAGGTGACATAATTTCTAAAATTCCATCTAAATACGTAACTCGATATCCCGAACTGTCTCCGATTCGGGCGAGTAGTGCCTCATATTGCTCCCAATTCGCGCCATCAGTGATATAGCGGTCTTCAGGATCTTGGGGTTGGAGTACTTCTTCGTCAAGTAGCGCGTTCAGCTTGCTCCTCAGCATCAGTATCGCCTCCTTAGAGAATGTCCTAATTTTAGAGCAGCCCAACGCCTAAAGGCGTTAGGCTGGGCTTTGTGGAAATAGGGAATTTCTCCCATAGCATCTGCCCCTCGGCATCTGCCCATTACCAGCCGCTAACGATATGCTCGATCGCATCGGGGTGCGACGGCAAATCGCTAGTGATTACCTCGCAACCAGACTCTGTTACCAGCACATCATCCTCAATCCGAATTCCCCGGACATCAGAGAATTCTGCCAGACGATCCCAATTCACTATCTCCTGATATTTTTCTCGTTTGTCTGGGTAATTCAAAAGCGACGGTACTTGATAGAACCCAGGCTCGATCGATACCAGCATTCCCGCCTTGAGGGGTCGATCCAGACGCAGGTAATTTAAGCCAAAGCGATCGCTCCTAATTCGCCCCAGCTCGTACCCCGCCAAATCCCCCAAATCTTCCATATCGTGAACATCCAAACCGATCGCGTGTCCGATGCCGTGGGGGAAAAATGCCGCGTGAGCGTCTAACTCTACCAATTCTTCCGCATCACCTTTCATAATGCCCAAATCGACCAGCCCTTGGGTGAGGGTAGTTGCCCCCAGCAAATGAATGTCTTTATACTCCACACCAGGACGTATCTTGGCAATACAAGCATCGTGAGCCGCCAGAACTACATCGTAAATAGCTCGCTGGGTAGATGAAAACTTCCCAGAAACAGGCCAAGTGCGCGTCACATCAGATGCCCAACCCATCGGGGTTTCAGCACCCACATCCGCAAGTAGCAAGTCTCCCTGTTGCAGGGGGTTATGATACTGCTCGTTATGGAGAACTTCGCCGCGAACCGTGACAATACTGTTATAAGCACAAGTCATGTTCCGCGCAGTGAGGACACTTTCCATCGCGGAACGGACTTCGGCTTCAGTTTTGCAATGTCGCGTCGCCGCCATACCCGATTTATGTGCGTCAACAGTAGTAGCAGCCGCTTTTCGCAATTCTGCCAAAGCGCCTGCATCGTGGTTGAGTCGCAGCCTGACGATCGCATAAGCTAGATCCCAGTCGATCGAATTCAGGGAAGAAGCCGAATACAACCATCGATGCAGTGTCCCAGACTGTTGGTTGTTGATCATCACGTCCTGCACTGGGATTGTCGCGCAGCCTTGACTTCGCCACCACAGTTCTCCCATCGGGTGATCTGTGTTTGCCCCAATCAGCTCGGCAATCTCCTCTCGCATGGGCTTTTTTCCATGCCACAGGGAATCGTCTGGACTTGGGTCATCCATGAATAGTTCTAGTCTGCCTGCCTCCATCCGAATTGCCGCATTCTCCAGGGGTAGTCCAGCAAAATAGAGAAAGTGACTGCTGGCTCGAAACTGCAATTTATTCGCCGGATAATTCCGAGAAGGGGCGCATCCTGACCAGAGAACCACGGGGAAATCAATCAGATCGAAAAGTCGCTTCCGTCGCTTGCGGAGTGTGTCTGCCAAGGTTTTGGCTTCACCAAGCGTGTCGGAATGAGCATTTTTTAGCGACGCCGTTAGCGAAGCTATGTCCAAGGCAATAGGCATCTCGGTCGTGACTTGCATCATAGAAACTTACAATCCGGGAGCATCTCACTCTTGCCAGAATACCAAAACTGTCCAATTTGAGGTAAAAGGGATGTCTCGTCAACTCAACAATCATCCTAGCGCTATCCAAGCATACGACTGGCCTCTAGCTCAACTGCCCGGTTTGAGCCACGATCGCCAATCCCAACTACTAGAGTGCGGCATTACTACGACTGGGCAGCTAATTGAAAAAGCCAATACTCCCGAAACGAGGCAGGCATTGGCAAATCAGTTGCAGATCCATATTCAGTATGTTAAAAAATGGGTTGCTTTAGCAGATCTCGCTCGCATCCCCAGCGTTGGTTGCCAATATTGCGGACTATTATTACACGCTGGGGTATGTTCTGTAACCCACCTGGCTCAGATTCCCCCCTACAGATTGCACCAACAAATTTTGCGGTTGCACGTTGCAACCATGCAGCGGCGCGACCTTTGCCCTTCTGTGGAACAAGTATCTCTGTGGATTAAACAAGCGCGATCGATTTTAGATTTTAGATTTTAGATTGAAAACAATGAGCAATCTGCTTTGCTCCAAAATAGCTCTAATTTTTGGCTAAAACGCCGTTGAGGAAGATATCGGCGATTCCCTCTGCCATTTCCTTGATCGCTTGCGGTGAGGCTCCCGGCTCCATAATTGTGTTGTGGCTAAAACCTGCGATCGCAAACATCCCTACAAACACCCGCGCCACTATTTTGGGGTTCATCTGGCGATAAATACCTCTATCCATCGCCGTTTGGAAGAAAGCTTCCGCCACGTCCGTCATTTTGTCAATCACTTCCGACTGGACGCGATCGCGCAATTCCGGGTGAAACTGCGCTTCCATAAAGCAAACCCGCATCATATCCCCATTAGCGTGGAAATTCAGCATCCGCCGCCGCATTACCTGCGCTACAGCTTCATAGCTGCCCATTTCGCTCAGTTCCGTCAACAAATCCGTCAGGATTTCGACCCATCCCTCCGTTGCTACTTCCACCAAAATCGCCTTTTTGTTGGCAAAATGGCGAAATAAAGTTCCCTCTGCCACCCCAGCCGCCGCCGCAAGATCGCGAGTAGTCGTACCGTCATAACCCTGGCGGGCAAACAACTTTTGCGCTGCCTTGATTATACGGGTGCGCGTTGCGTCTTCTGGCTGAGGAGTTCGGTGAAAAATTCCCATATTAAATCATCGTTCTATACTAATCGAATCTCTACAATGCTGCTTTTTATCATCTTAATAAAAATATATCAGTCTTAAATAATGATTAACAGCAACAGCACGAGTTTATACAAAAATTTACATATTTTTCGATATTTTTGAACGCTTTTTGATTATAGTACTAAAATAGTAATTTATCATTATGTTAGATAGTCTAGATTTCCTCCCTTCCCGCCACAAGATTATGTAGGGGCGTTCGCTCACACGGCGCGGATGGGCGATTCATGACCGCATTAATCTGTCGTCTAATATCTTGTCCGGTTGCATCGTTAGTACATGAGTGAGATCGTCAAATTGCCTGTTGTCATCGTTGGTTACATTTTTACCGCAGATGAAGACAGATGAACGCAGATGAACGCAGATAAGATTAAGAAGACCGATTTTTTTAGGTAACCGATGCGTAAGGACATGAGATCGCACATCATTTTTCTTCCGGAATCCGATATCCGCTCTAATTACGCAAAAAAGCGGCAGTTTTTGAACAAAAAAACTTTTAATGCACTCGACTGCACCGTGCTATCATCCGATAGAATGTCTATCACTTTCACCGATAAATTTGGTGCGGGTAGTTTTAAGCTTTGGGGAACCAGGGATTTACACTTCTATCAGATTTCAAATATACTTGGCTATGGAACAGCTTAACAGCAAAAGCGTCAGCGTCCATTGGAAAATTTGTAGAGCAAAACAATTCCCTGTGTCTATGATCTCGCCTGCGTGGTTACTTAAGTTGACAGTCCAAATAAAAAACAACTGGTGGCGTCGAACACTTATAACATTACTATGTGCTGTTCTGCTGTGGTGCGGACTGAAACCAGACGCGGCTTTAGCGCGTACCCAAAACTCGACACCAAGCACATTACCCGCGCTACGGGGAGAGGAAAGCAAACTTAAATTTTCATCATCTGAGTCAATTAGGCCCTATTTGG
This DNA window, taken from Argonema galeatum A003/A1, encodes the following:
- the recG gene encoding ATP-dependent DNA helicase RecG codes for the protein MTNDTTDWVRLHKALEVEEKSGFTDLMGKQYRFSEFLCLEFGKIPMDMASEPRRLWQEMADRFATYPNLTLLERQNLVGEARRFLQQRSQETPGLETGQNSVATSIAQIPNPKSQISISLDQPLSSLVEIGPRKAQYLAKLGLQTVRDLLFYYPRDYIDYSRQVSICDLMAGETVTIVGKVKRCNCFSSPKNKKLTILDVLLQEGPDQIKLNRFFAGSRYSNRGWHESLKNRYPVGAIVAASGLVKENKYGLTLEDPQLEVLASPGDSIESITIGRVVPIYALTEGVPADLLRQAALAALPATEQLQDPLPAVLRNQYGLIELKDAIANIHFPADSAAKDAARRRLVFDEFFYLQLGFLKRRQILRRTQASAILAPTGQLIEQFYKVLPFQLTNAQERVVNDILNDLQKPEPMNRLVQGDVGSGKTVVAVIALLAAIQSGYQGALMAPTEVLAEQHYRKLVSWFNLLHLPVELLTGSTKTAKRREIHAQLETGELPLLVGTHALIQDPVNFRSLGLVVIDEQHRFGVHQRAKLQQKGEQPHVLTMTATPIPRTLALTLHGDLDVSQIDELPPGRQGINTVALSGKERTQAYDLIRREIAQGRQVYIVLPLVEESEKLDLRSAVEEHQRLSEAIFPEFKVGLLHGRMTSAQKDEAINLFRDNQTQIIVATTVIEVGVDVPNATVMMVENAERFGLSQLHQLRGRVGRGAAKSYCLLMSNSKTPDARQRLNVLEQSQDGFFISEMDMRFRGPGEVLGSRQSGLPDFALASLVEDREILEIARDAAEKIILRDETLKKWPLLSAELEYRYLKLMSGTILT
- a CDS encoding TetR/AcrR family transcriptional regulator, translating into MGIFHRTPQPEDATRTRIIKAAQKLFARQGYDGTTTRDLAAAAGVAEGTLFRHFANKKAILVEVATEGWVEILTDLLTELSEMGSYEAVAQVMRRRMLNFHANGDMMRVCFMEAQFHPELRDRVQSEVIDKMTDVAEAFFQTAMDRGIYRQMNPKIVARVFVGMFAIAGFSHNTIMEPGASPQAIKEMAEGIADIFLNGVLAKN
- a CDS encoding aminopeptidase P family protein, translated to MMQVTTEMPIALDIASLTASLKNAHSDTLGEAKTLADTLRKRRKRLFDLIDFPVVLWSGCAPSRNYPANKLQFRASSHFLYFAGLPLENAAIRMEAGRLELFMDDPSPDDSLWHGKKPMREEIAELIGANTDHPMGELWWRSQGCATIPVQDVMINNQQSGTLHRWLYSASSLNSIDWDLAYAIVRLRLNHDAGALAELRKAAATTVDAHKSGMAATRHCKTEAEVRSAMESVLTARNMTCAYNSIVTVRGEVLHNEQYHNPLQQGDLLLADVGAETPMGWASDVTRTWPVSGKFSSTQRAIYDVVLAAHDACIAKIRPGVEYKDIHLLGATTLTQGLVDLGIMKGDAEELVELDAHAAFFPHGIGHAIGLDVHDMEDLGDLAGYELGRIRSDRFGLNYLRLDRPLKAGMLVSIEPGFYQVPSLLNYPDKREKYQEIVNWDRLAEFSDVRGIRIEDDVLVTESGCEVITSDLPSHPDAIEHIVSGW
- a CDS encoding DUF29 family protein translates to MTQELLDLRTSILEERYSDALAIVDDLEGMSKKEILRKIKAFLRVLVIHLIFNQVEQRLTNSWAASIRNSLREIQDVNQKENRTSYYVNSDEWEDLIEEEILENAIADASEEVMNGKYTRSQLSSMLDKPQLLQITTRLLDLTYTHSAKELPALIESHLIQLPGGQDWIARRK
- a CDS encoding Uma2 family endonuclease; amino-acid sequence: MLRSKLNALLDEEVLQPQDPEDRYITDGANWEQYEALLARIGDSSGYRVTYLDGILEIMSPSRRHESGKTRIGDLLVIYFLEADINYFPFGSTTLRQEEKSGGIEPDEAYCIGTDKEFPDLAIEVVITSGTINKLEVYRRLNIREVWFWQRDRFYLYYLREETPVQFVQTCGYELIQKSELLPELDIEMLAQCVRNPNPLEAAKEFRQSLRS
- a CDS encoding BrnT family toxin; the protein is MRKHQLNFRLASTVFRDPYQFTIYDEEHSQDEDRWITIGLDETGILRLVIHTFEETDRSSCMIRIISARKATFIETQSYQERQL
- a CDS encoding DUF4332 domain-containing protein, with protein sequence MSRQLNNHPSAIQAYDWPLAQLPGLSHDRQSQLLECGITTTGQLIEKANTPETRQALANQLQIHIQYVKKWVALADLARIPSVGCQYCGLLLHAGVCSVTHLAQIPPYRLHQQILRLHVATMQRRDLCPSVEQVSLWIKQARSILDFRF
- a CDS encoding type II toxin-antitoxin system VapC family toxin codes for the protein MKYLLDTDHISFLQRRSSSEFSRLRFRMAQHPIGDFALSVVSFQEQVLGAHNFINRARTNAEIIRGYALLLEIIQGFATALVLPFDERAIAVFDELRDRRVRVSTMDLRIAAIAISRNLVLLTRNISDFRKVPGLVTEDWTV
- a CDS encoding HNH endonuclease: MSTIPASLRRLVIQRAGDRCEYCCLSQAGQAATFHIDHITPIVAGGATIAENLALACVSCSLRKGARQTVEDAETGEVVPIFNPRQQVWKEHFRWDGVRVVGLTVTGRATIDALNMNRAIVLAIRTEEELLGRHPPP
- a CDS encoding transferase hexapeptide repeat containing protein, whose product is MMLDEATIECRIAILEQEVAELKRKSESKSISGNWLDKLIGSISDESAFLEALEYGRAFRQADKPNDEGHEQA